Proteins from a genomic interval of Kribbella aluminosa:
- a CDS encoding PDDEXK nuclease domain-containing protein, with protein sequence MNDKTPRFESAPARSSLPDWYPDLLDRISTHITTGHRRAVTAANQEMLVSYLSIGREILNRQHEEGWGSKVIDRLSTDLKTRFPGATGYSPRNLKYMRAFAAAWPLEAIVQAPLAQLPWYHHLALLAKVDGAELRTWYAAAAVERGWSRDVLALHIDGRFHERAGKAVTNFATAMPPEESDLAQQATRDPYLFDFLGATDGWHERELEQKLVEHVGKFLLELGQGFAFVGQQVRLELDGEEFFCDLLFYHLELRCYVVVELKAVKFSAAFLGQLGLYMAVVDDVLAKDGDSPTIGLLLCRNKNQVVAEYALRGFKAPIGVAEWTNAINNSLPEEFRSALPSVEELEAELATEV encoded by the coding sequence ATGAACGACAAGACTCCACGCTTCGAAAGCGCCCCTGCCCGATCCTCGCTGCCCGACTGGTACCCGGACCTGCTCGACCGCATCTCCACCCACATCACCACCGGCCACCGACGGGCCGTCACCGCCGCCAACCAGGAGATGCTCGTCAGCTACCTGTCGATCGGACGGGAGATCCTGAACCGCCAGCACGAGGAAGGCTGGGGCAGCAAGGTCATCGACCGGCTCTCCACCGATCTCAAGACCCGCTTCCCCGGAGCGACTGGATACTCACCCCGCAATCTGAAATACATGCGCGCCTTCGCCGCCGCCTGGCCGCTCGAGGCAATTGTGCAAGCCCCGCTTGCACAATTGCCGTGGTACCACCACCTCGCCCTGCTGGCGAAGGTCGACGGCGCCGAGTTGCGGACGTGGTACGCCGCGGCGGCGGTCGAGCGGGGGTGGAGCCGGGACGTGCTCGCGTTGCACATCGACGGCCGGTTCCACGAGCGTGCTGGAAAGGCCGTGACCAACTTCGCCACGGCGATGCCGCCGGAGGAATCCGATCTCGCGCAGCAGGCGACGCGGGATCCGTACCTGTTCGACTTTCTCGGCGCGACCGACGGGTGGCATGAGCGTGAGCTGGAGCAGAAGTTGGTCGAGCACGTCGGGAAGTTCCTGCTCGAGCTCGGCCAGGGGTTCGCGTTCGTCGGGCAGCAGGTCCGGCTCGAGCTGGACGGCGAGGAGTTCTTCTGTGACCTGCTCTTCTACCACCTCGAACTGCGCTGCTACGTGGTTGTCGAGCTGAAGGCGGTGAAGTTCAGCGCCGCGTTCCTCGGCCAGCTCGGCCTGTACATGGCGGTGGTGGACGACGTACTCGCCAAGGACGGCGACAGTCCGACCATTGGTCTGCTGCTGTGCCGGAACAAGAACCAGGTCGTCGCCGAGTACGCGCTGAGGGGATTCAAGGCGCCGATCGGCGTGGCGGAGTGGACGAACGCGATCAACAACTCGCTGCCCGAGGAGTTCCGGTCCGCGCTGCCGAGCGTCGAGGAGTTGGAGGCCGAACTCGCGACTGAGGTCTGA
- a CDS encoding ABC transporter ATP-binding protein: protein MVSRLRGRPEWRFFGVLPRADRGLAAAWWGLLVARGALPAVFAVAMGWLVGAVQHRGPLAGPLVLMGVTFVLLQVLTPVHQAVSANLGNRVSAYLNDALATACVGPPGIGHLEDPALSEDLTVAREFDRGQTGPPMYLNVDFVAGSLVELVGGIASAIVLFGFNWWAPLVLVAGWVATHWLLRESGVWKDRNTSEVRSAQRHATYAYELAVEPGAAKELRLFGLADWTVERFTERRRRLFELQYAATRLRERPMIWSLLIIVVANGVVFWALGAAAIGGSLPLDRLVVFAQVAIGVGMIAFGGLNWALDGAAAPVAAVQRLEPAMAPAGALTPARTSKPGSGSAGRGRGAVEIELRGLRFGYPQAGRQVFDGLDLTIPAGSSLAVVGQNGAGKTTLAKLLCRLYDPGAGTIRIDGTDLRDLDVEAWRTRVAAVFQDFLKLELPLRDNVAPAGAPEADIRAALADAGASDLADLDTRLATGYGDGTDLSGGQWQRVALARALCAVRQGAGLVLLDEPTAQLDVRGEAAIFDRILTATRDVTTILISHRFSTVRHADRICVLEHGRVVELGSHDELVALGGRYRTMFDLQAQRFTAEVDEEGLSYDTL, encoded by the coding sequence ATGGTGAGTCGGCTGCGTGGGCGTCCCGAGTGGCGGTTCTTCGGTGTGTTGCCGCGGGCCGATCGGGGGCTGGCTGCTGCTTGGTGGGGGTTGTTGGTCGCGCGGGGAGCGTTGCCGGCGGTGTTTGCGGTCGCGATGGGGTGGTTGGTGGGGGCGGTGCAGCATCGCGGGCCGTTGGCGGGGCCGTTGGTGCTGATGGGGGTGACGTTCGTGCTGCTGCAGGTGCTGACTCCGGTCCATCAGGCGGTCAGTGCGAACCTCGGGAATCGGGTGTCGGCGTACCTGAACGACGCCTTGGCGACGGCGTGTGTCGGGCCGCCGGGGATCGGGCATCTGGAGGATCCGGCGCTGAGCGAGGACCTGACGGTGGCGCGGGAGTTCGACCGTGGGCAGACCGGGCCGCCGATGTACCTGAACGTCGACTTCGTCGCGGGCAGTCTGGTCGAGCTGGTCGGCGGGATCGCGTCCGCGATCGTGCTGTTCGGGTTCAACTGGTGGGCGCCGCTGGTGCTGGTCGCCGGGTGGGTCGCGACGCATTGGCTGCTCCGCGAGAGCGGTGTCTGGAAGGACCGGAACACCTCCGAGGTCCGCTCGGCCCAGCGGCATGCGACGTACGCGTACGAGCTGGCCGTCGAGCCGGGTGCGGCGAAGGAGTTGCGGCTGTTCGGGCTGGCGGACTGGACGGTGGAGCGGTTCACCGAGCGGCGCCGGCGGTTGTTCGAGCTGCAGTACGCCGCGACCCGACTGCGGGAGCGCCCAATGATCTGGAGTCTGCTGATCATCGTGGTCGCCAACGGCGTGGTGTTCTGGGCGCTCGGTGCGGCGGCGATCGGCGGGAGCCTGCCGCTGGATCGGCTGGTGGTGTTCGCGCAGGTGGCGATCGGGGTCGGGATGATCGCGTTCGGCGGGTTGAACTGGGCGCTGGACGGCGCGGCCGCACCGGTGGCCGCCGTCCAGCGGCTGGAGCCCGCGATGGCACCTGCCGGCGCACTGACACCTGCCCGTACTTCGAAGCCTGGCAGCGGCTCGGCGGGTCGCGGCCGGGGTGCGGTCGAGATCGAGCTTCGTGGCCTGCGTTTCGGTTATCCACAGGCCGGGCGTCAGGTCTTCGACGGGCTCGATCTGACGATCCCGGCCGGGTCGTCCTTGGCGGTCGTCGGTCAGAACGGCGCCGGCAAGACCACCTTGGCCAAGCTGCTCTGTCGGCTGTACGACCCCGGCGCCGGAACGATCCGGATCGACGGCACCGACCTCAGGGATCTCGACGTCGAGGCGTGGCGCACACGGGTGGCCGCGGTCTTCCAGGACTTCCTCAAGCTCGAGCTGCCGTTGCGGGACAACGTCGCGCCGGCCGGTGCACCCGAGGCGGACATTCGCGCCGCCCTCGCGGACGCCGGCGCTTCGGACCTGGCCGATCTCGACACCCGGCTGGCCACCGGGTACGGCGACGGCACCGACCTGTCCGGCGGGCAGTGGCAGCGGGTCGCCCTGGCTCGGGCGTTGTGCGCAGTACGGCAAGGCGCCGGTCTCGTACTGCTCGACGAGCCGACCGCACAGCTGGACGTTCGCGGCGAGGCGGCGATCTTCGACCGGATCCTGACCGCGACCCGGGACGTCACCACGATCCTCATCTCGCACCGGTTCTCGACGGTCCGGCACGCAGACCGGATCTGCGTCCTCGAGCACGGCCGGGTCGTGGAGCTCGGCAGCCACGACGAGCTGGTGGCTCTCGGCGGGCGGTACCGGACGATGTTCGACCTGCAGGCGCAGCGGTTCACGGCCGAGGTCGACGAGGAGGGGCTGAGCTATGACACGCTCTGA
- a CDS encoding ABC transporter ATP-binding protein, which yields MTRSDDLPKAIPAMWRLCKLGYQHEPWLLVAAFAMTLLAAVPDALLALWLKILADGVLRGDRRAALLAAGGLALSVTATWFLRTLSTRISRRFRDRVTILLEAHVARLQASVATVEHHERRDYLDRLSVLRKQVFVLDHMYMSLFSTCGWILRLGVTVALLVSIHPALALLLLFALPTVLSSSWRPGVEREVEERYAAHSRLADHLFRTATTPAPGKEVRVIGIGPDLVTGRRREWEQWYRPIAAARWTSAVWHAIAWAVFGAAYVGAVLFVAVGLHGSVGNVLLILAAGARLSSYIGATVGEIGFLRGIWLDGSRRLVWLENYAASFDKSADQPAPDRLVDGIRLENVSFSYAGSDRPALENVDLHLPAGKVIAVVGENGAGKSTLVKLVCKLYEPAAGRVFLDDRPLDRIPAEAWRAKITGAFQDFFRFEFRAAHSVGLGDLPRLDDVPAVTTAVGRAGAEDVLARLESGLDTQLGATWPDGAEISFGQWQKLALARGFMRDRPLLLVLDEPTAALDAETEHALFERYAAAARDSTDGRITILVSHRFSTVRMADLIVVLDGAQVVETGTHEELLARNGHYAELYRIQAAAYH from the coding sequence ATGACACGCTCTGACGACCTGCCCAAGGCGATCCCCGCGATGTGGCGGCTCTGCAAGCTCGGCTACCAGCACGAGCCGTGGCTGCTGGTCGCTGCCTTCGCGATGACGCTGCTCGCCGCCGTACCGGATGCCCTGCTGGCGTTGTGGCTCAAGATTCTCGCGGACGGCGTACTGCGCGGCGATCGTCGCGCTGCCCTACTGGCCGCGGGTGGGCTGGCGTTGTCGGTGACGGCGACGTGGTTCCTGCGCACGCTGTCGACGCGGATCTCGCGGCGGTTCCGGGACCGGGTGACGATCCTGCTCGAAGCGCATGTCGCCCGGCTGCAGGCGTCGGTCGCCACGGTCGAGCACCACGAGCGGCGCGACTACCTTGACCGTCTGTCGGTGCTGCGCAAGCAGGTGTTCGTGCTGGACCACATGTACATGTCGCTGTTCTCCACCTGCGGCTGGATCCTGCGGCTGGGTGTGACGGTCGCTCTGCTCGTGTCGATCCACCCGGCGCTCGCGCTGCTCCTGCTCTTCGCACTACCGACCGTCCTCAGTTCCAGCTGGCGTCCCGGCGTCGAGCGTGAGGTCGAGGAGCGGTACGCCGCGCACAGCCGGCTGGCGGATCACTTGTTCAGGACCGCGACCACTCCTGCACCGGGCAAGGAGGTCCGGGTGATCGGCATCGGGCCCGATCTCGTCACGGGCCGGCGCCGCGAGTGGGAGCAGTGGTACCGGCCGATCGCCGCCGCGCGCTGGACGAGCGCGGTGTGGCACGCGATCGCCTGGGCGGTCTTCGGGGCGGCATACGTCGGTGCGGTGCTGTTCGTCGCGGTGGGGCTGCACGGATCGGTCGGCAACGTGTTGCTGATCCTCGCCGCCGGTGCGCGGCTGTCGTCGTACATCGGTGCGACGGTCGGCGAGATCGGGTTCCTGCGCGGCATCTGGCTGGACGGGTCGCGGCGGCTGGTGTGGCTGGAGAACTACGCGGCGTCGTTCGACAAGAGCGCGGATCAGCCCGCGCCGGATCGGCTCGTCGACGGCATCCGGTTGGAGAACGTGTCGTTCTCGTACGCCGGTTCGGATCGCCCGGCGCTGGAGAACGTCGACCTGCACTTGCCGGCCGGCAAGGTGATCGCGGTCGTGGGCGAGAACGGTGCCGGCAAGTCCACGCTGGTGAAGCTGGTCTGCAAGCTGTACGAGCCGGCCGCCGGACGGGTGTTCCTGGACGATCGGCCGCTGGACCGGATCCCGGCGGAGGCGTGGCGGGCGAAGATCACGGGCGCGTTCCAGGACTTCTTCCGGTTCGAGTTCCGCGCCGCACACAGCGTCGGGCTGGGTGACCTGCCGCGGCTAGACGACGTGCCGGCGGTGACGACTGCCGTCGGACGAGCCGGGGCGGAGGATGTGCTGGCGCGGCTGGAGTCGGGGCTGGACACGCAACTCGGCGCGACCTGGCCGGACGGTGCGGAGATCAGCTTCGGGCAGTGGCAGAAGCTGGCGTTGGCGCGCGGCTTCATGCGGGACCGGCCGCTGCTGCTGGTGCTCGACGAGCCGACCGCCGCGTTGGACGCCGAGACGGAGCACGCGCTCTTCGAGCGGTACGCCGCTGCGGCGCGGGACAGTACCGACGGGCGGATCACGATCCTGGTCTCACACCGGTTCTCGACGGTCCGGATGGCCGACCTGATCGTCGTACTGGACGGCGCTCAGGTCGTCGAGACCGGGACCCACGAGGAGCTGCTGGCCCGCAACGGGCACTACGCCGAGCTGTACCGGATCCAGGCGGCGGCGTACCACTAG